The Musa acuminata AAA Group cultivar baxijiao chromosome BXJ1-8, Cavendish_Baxijiao_AAA, whole genome shotgun sequence genomic sequence CATCAACAAAATTTTTTGCATTGTTCTTTTATGTCAAGTGCCAAATTTTGTTCATGACAAGTCTTCCTCTTCCTACCGATCGCCAAGCGTGCGACATGGATGGAGGACCGCACTCTTGCAATAAGTCATCTACAACAAGCTATAATAAGTCTGATCGAAACGAACTCCTCGATCCTCTCCCCGCCACTCTTTCCCGACGAAGAAGTCTGCGTTGCTCTTTCTTCTTTGACCCTCCCTCGCCATTCTATAAGGCATCGGGCAGCGAGGAAGGGAGGCAGGAAGGAAGGAGTCTGATCCACGAGGTCTCTGCGGTCTGTCGCGGCCATGTCTACCTCACGAGATTTTGGGTCGGCGTCGGAGCCCGGGAGTGACGAAAGGCGGCAGAAGAAACAGAACCGCTTCGTGATGGTTGGCTTAACAGCCTCCGTCATGCTGATCCTTGCCGTGGTCGGAGTCGCCACCGTTCAGTACAACTCCGAGGCGGACGAGTCGAGCACCAGCCCTTCTGACGGCGGCTTGGAGTCGACGTCGCATTTCCGTACCACGTCCACCATTGAGGTGATCTGTTCACCGACCGACTACAAGAGCTCCTGCGAGTCGAGCCTGAGTAAGTACGTCAACGATAGCTCGAAGCCCAAGGACCTGGTGAGGGCTGCCGTCTTAGCCGTCGTCGACGGGGTCGCCAAGGCCTTCAACCGCTCCGACTCGATCAAGTCCGACGACCCCGAGGTGAAGGCCGCCATTGCGGACTGCAAGGAGATGCACCAGTATGCCGTCGATGAGCTTACGAAAACGCTGAGTCACATCGACGAGCACCACCTGAAGCAGCTCCCGAAGCAAATCCCTGAGCTGAAGAACTGGCTGAGCGCCGTGGTCGCCTACCAGCAGACGTGCATCGACGGCTTCCCCGAAGGGAAGCTCAAGTCCAAGATGCAGGCCGCGATGAAGTCCGCCAAGGAAATCACGAGCAATGCTTTGGCCATCGTGGGGAAGATATCCTCCTTCCTCACTCTCATTCAGGTCGCCGGCTTCAGCCGTCGTCTCCTCGAAGAAGAGCCCGCGGAGCCGGAATGGTACGTGGACGGCAATCCTTCATGGGTGTCCCACGGCGACCGGAGGCTCCTCCAGACTCCTGCCACGCCTGAATTAACGCCCAATGTTACGGTCGCCAAGGATGGAAGCGGAGACTTCACCACCATATCGGGGGCACTCGCTAAGGCACCAAAGAAATTACTTAACGGAAGGTACGTCGTGATCAACCTCGGCAGAGTAATGCTACAATCATGGCTTACACCTCCATCTATATACGGACTAAACACACATGTACATTCTGTGAAGGTATGTGATCTAT encodes the following:
- the LOC103995466 gene encoding pectinesterase-like; the protein is MSTSRDFGSASEPGSDERRQKKQNRFVMVGLTASVMLILAVVGVATVQYNSEADESSTSPSDGGLESTSHFRTTSTIEVICSPTDYKSSCESSLSKYVNDSSKPKDLVRAAVLAVVDGVAKAFNRSDSIKSDDPEVKAAIADCKEMHQYAVDELTKTLSHIDEHHLKQLPKQIPELKNWLSAVVAYQQTCIDGFPEGKLKSKMQAAMKSAKEITSNALAIVGKISSFLTLIQVAGFSRRLLEEEPAEPEWYVDGNPSWVSHGDRRLLQTPATPELTPNVTVAKDGSGDFTTISGALAKAPKKLLNGRYVIYVKEGVYEETVAVDKNTWNITMYGDGEQKTIVTGSKNFIDGVKTYHTATFAAIGDGFMAVDMAFLNTAGANKHQAVALRVQADRAIFLRCRMEAYQDTLYAHSHRQFYRDCLISGTIDFIFGDASAVFQHCTLTVRRPLNNQQNIVLAQGRSVLQESTGFVIQNCRIVAIPALADAKPKLRSYLGRPWQEFSNTIIMESEIGDFIEPEGYTPWEGSFALDTLSYAEFNNKGPGADTSKRVHWAGFKVISQEEASAYTASPFIQGDDWISKMGAPVSLGLYNE